CATATAGTATCCGGTAAAAAACACGCTGCCTCTGCCATCTGCCCCTGCAGCCGTATAAATGGCAAAATTGTCCTTTATTTGCCGGTTTAAAGCATTGAAATCACCATTGGCCTCATTGACTAATTTAAGAAAAAATGACAATGATTCTTTCAATTCCCGTACTGTATAGACATCTTTTGCATATCTTACCGTGTTGCTCTCTTTCAATTTGCCAAGGTACTTCAATGACTGGCTTATACCATCCTTCAGGGAACTCATGGAGTAGTCGTCTGAAAACTCAGGAAAGTACTCCGGTCCAATTCGAACTAAAACATCCCCTTCGGAGGGCAAAAATGGTTCGGTTCTGCCAGGAGTCACAATGTGTACTGCACATCCTGACAGAACCGTTAACAAAAGACAGATTACAAACACCTGCAGATATTTAAACCTAAGTAGCTTCACAGTCAGCCTTACTGATAATTTTCAGATTACCAGTTTGTTATCGGAAGGTTATTTTTGTCTTTGAACTTGCCGAGTATAATCATTACGAAGTCAATTAATGCCCATACGCCTATACCGCCAAAGGTAACAAGCATAGCAATTCCCGTTCCGATTTTTCCGACATAGAAACGGTGTCCTCCGAAAGCTCCCAGAAAAAAACATAAAAGCAAAGTCACCAACCTATTCTTCTCAGATACCATCACATCATCCATAACACACACCTCCGCCTGTTTAGTTAAAGGTTTCAAAAACCTTTGGGTCGTATAATTTATTGACAAGCACTACCACTAAAAAACACTTGTAATATGATAACATTTAAAGATAAATTTTTTCACTGCATAAATTCTCAAGCTTTGTCAGCCAATCGTTAATCGGAAATTTTATGCTGTCTGACTAAACTTTCTCATCAGCAATCCTTCCCTCACTTATAACTAAAACAGTGTCGCAGATTTGCTCTTTGATTTTTGTATCGTGTGTGGCAATCAGGATTGTCGTCTTTAGATTGGTTTTTATTTCCAGCAAAATGTCTTTTATGATTTCATAATTTTTAGTGTCAATTCCGTTAGTTGGCTCATCCAGAAACAGAAACCCGGGGGTTATGGCAAGTGCCCGGGCTATGCCCATTCGGGCGGTCTCTCCGGTGGAAAGTGTGAGAGCATTTTGACGGTCTTTCTCTTTAAGGCCAACCATGTCAAGTGTCTCATTAGTTATCTTGTCAATGTCCACTCTACTTTTTTTTCGTACCTTTAATCCATAAGCCACGTTTTTATAAACCGTCGTGTTAAACACTCCGACATTGGGCAAAAGCAGGGTCATCCGCCTTCTGAGCTCAATGTCGTGCGGCAATATCCTATCGCCGGCTGTATAGAAAATATCTCCGGAGTCTGGCTTTTCAATAAGCGCACAAATTCTCAGGAGCGTTGATTTTCCGGCACCATTTGCCCCACATAGTGCATAACACCGTGACATCTCAAACCGGTAACTAATCCCCCGCAATACCGCTATGCCTCCATAACTCTTATGTATATCTGTGACGCTAAGGCTGAGTTCACCGGACACTAAAAAATCCCCTTTCAGACTGTGACAAATGAACGTACCGGCTTTGAATTTTGATTACAAGGGTATTAATTACAAGTGAAACCGAAAGCAGTACGATGCCCAAAGCCAGTGCTAATTCAAAATCCCCCTTATCAGTCTCAAGCACTATGGCTGTAGTCATAACACGAGTGACACCCAAAATGTTGCCCCCAACAATTAAAATAGCGCCAACTTCTGATATTACCCTGCCAAAAGCTGCCATCACAGCCGTGATAATCCCAAAGCGCGCCTCTCTGATTATTGTAAGGGCTGTTTGAAATTCTGTTGCCCCCAGGGTTTTACAAAGTAGCCTTAAGTTAGGGTTTACCCCGCGTATTGCCGATGCGCTTATGGCACAGATGTGTGGAAATGCAAGGATGCTCTGTGCTATAACCATTGCATAAGGAGTATATAAAATGCTAAGAAATCCAAGGGGCCCGCGTCTTGAAAGAAACAGATACAATAGCAGCCCAACTAACACCGGAGGAAGCCCAAGGAGCGCATTCACAATTGCAAACAGTGTATTTCTGAGTGGGAAATTCCTCAGAGCCATAAAAGCACCAAGCGGAAGCCCAATTAAAGAGGCTAAAATGAGCGCTCCACCTGATACCTTAAATGATAAAACAACAATCTCAGTAAAGCTCTTATCCAGAGTAACTATAAGATAAAAAGCCTTGATTAGTGAGTTAAATATTGTCTCCAAGCGATGTTTACTTAATGTTTCTCTATAATGTAAAAGAGCTGATTACCTGCCTTATCCTTAAATTCTCTGATAGCATCGGTACCCTCTTTTGAGGTCACCCAGTTGATAAATTCCATAGCCTCCTTGTACTTAGCAGAAGGATTTTTCTGAGGATTGACCGCCATAACGCTGTAGTAATTAATCAACGTTGTGTCACCCTCTAAAAGCAATGTAAGTTCCGGCTTATCTTTGTCGGCAAGCCACGTAGATCTGTCAGTAAGCGTGTAGGCAGACTTTTCGGAGGCTAACCGCAGAGTTTTAGA
This window of the Nitrospirota bacterium genome carries:
- a CDS encoding energy-coupling factor ABC transporter ATP-binding protein, with protein sequence MSRCYALCGANGAGKSTLLRICALIEKPDSGDIFYTAGDRILPHDIELRRRMTLLLPNVGVFNTTVYKNVAYGLKVRKKSRVDIDKITNETLDMVGLKEKDRQNALTLSTGETARMGIARALAITPGFLFLDEPTNGIDTKNYEIIKDILLEIKTNLKTTILIATHDTKIKEQICDTVLVISEGRIADEKV
- a CDS encoding ABC transporter permease, with the translated sequence METIFNSLIKAFYLIVTLDKSFTEIVVLSFKVSGGALILASLIGLPLGAFMALRNFPLRNTLFAIVNALLGLPPVLVGLLLYLFLSRRGPLGFLSILYTPYAMVIAQSILAFPHICAISASAIRGVNPNLRLLCKTLGATEFQTALTIIREARFGIITAVMAAFGRVISEVGAILIVGGNILGVTRVMTTAIVLETDKGDFELALALGIVLLSVSLVINTLVIKIQSRYVHLSQSERGFFSVR
- a CDS encoding TM2 domain-containing protein, producing the protein MDDVMVSEKNRLVTLLLCFFLGAFGGHRFYVGKIGTGIAMLVTFGGIGVWALIDFVMIILGKFKDKNNLPITNW